Proteins encoded together in one Streptomyces sp. NBC_01216 window:
- a CDS encoding TetR family transcriptional regulator — protein MTVSGLRERKKQRTRDALLRVALELFTSQGYEQTTVDEITEAVEVSQRTFFRYFASKEEVAFAVQQMVEERFVRALAERPAEEGPLDAMRNAVLCAWNTIGEAVMEVVPVDLYLRTFRMIESTPALLATHLRRSAEMEESIARLIAEREGLDVDEDPRPRVAVAAFSGVMRVTGQLWGRGGDPTLEAMRELTGRHLDQLGPALVADWRS, from the coding sequence GTGACGGTTTCCGGCCTGCGGGAACGGAAGAAGCAGCGCACCAGGGACGCACTGCTGCGGGTGGCTCTCGAACTGTTCACGTCCCAGGGGTACGAGCAGACCACCGTGGACGAGATCACCGAGGCGGTCGAGGTCTCGCAGCGCACCTTCTTCCGGTACTTCGCCTCCAAGGAGGAGGTCGCCTTCGCCGTCCAGCAGATGGTGGAGGAACGCTTCGTCCGGGCCCTGGCCGAGCGTCCCGCCGAGGAAGGCCCGCTCGACGCGATGCGCAACGCGGTGCTCTGCGCCTGGAACACCATCGGCGAGGCGGTCATGGAGGTCGTGCCGGTCGACCTGTACCTGCGGACCTTCCGGATGATCGAGTCGACTCCGGCGCTCCTCGCCACCCACCTGCGACGCTCCGCCGAGATGGAGGAGAGCATCGCCCGGCTCATCGCCGAGCGCGAGGGCCTGGACGTGGACGAGGACCCGCGCCCACGGGTCGCCGTGGCGGCGTTCAGCGGCGTGATGCGGGTGACCGGCCAACTGTGGGGACGGGGCGGCGACCCGACTCTCGAAGCGATGCGCGAACTCACGGGACGTCACCTGGACCAGCTGGGTCCGGCGCTGGTGGCCGACTGGCGCTCTTGA